Proteins co-encoded in one Ensifer sp. PDNC004 genomic window:
- a CDS encoding BtpA/SgcQ family protein yields the protein MQEISDKSSSAIREIFGTDKVLIGMIHCPAFPGAPRYRGADMSAIYDACMRDAEALVEGGLHGLMIENHGDVPFSKPEDIGHETAAFMSVVTDRIARATGVPLGINVLANAPIPAFAIAMAGGAKFIRVNQWANAYVANEGFMEGRAAEAMRYRSLLRAEHIKVFADSHVKHGAHAIVADRSIQELTRDLAFFDADGVIATGQRTGNTATIAEIEEIGSATNLPLLVGSGVTKDNILEILKRTNGVIVASSLKHGGVWWNPVDIERVKAFRAAAEPALEA from the coding sequence ATGCAGGAAATATCTGACAAGTCCTCAAGCGCCATAAGGGAAATATTCGGGACTGACAAGGTTCTGATCGGCATGATCCATTGCCCGGCCTTCCCCGGTGCGCCGCGTTATCGGGGCGCCGATATGTCCGCGATCTACGACGCCTGCATGCGCGATGCCGAGGCCTTGGTCGAGGGGGGGCTGCATGGCCTGATGATCGAAAATCACGGCGACGTGCCGTTCTCCAAACCGGAAGATATCGGTCACGAAACGGCCGCCTTCATGTCCGTCGTCACCGACCGGATCGCCCGGGCGACGGGTGTGCCGCTCGGCATCAACGTTCTCGCCAATGCGCCGATCCCGGCCTTTGCCATCGCCATGGCTGGCGGTGCCAAATTCATTCGCGTCAACCAGTGGGCCAATGCCTATGTCGCCAACGAAGGCTTCATGGAAGGGCGGGCCGCAGAAGCGATGCGCTACCGATCGTTGCTGCGCGCCGAGCACATCAAGGTCTTTGCCGACAGCCATGTGAAGCACGGTGCCCACGCCATCGTTGCCGATCGCTCGATCCAGGAACTGACGCGCGACCTCGCCTTCTTCGACGCCGATGGCGTGATCGCCACCGGTCAGCGCACCGGCAATACGGCCACCATCGCGGAAATCGAGGAGATCGGCTCGGCGACAAACCTGCCGCTTCTGGTCGGCTCGGGCGTGACCAAGGACAACATCCTCGAAATCCTCAAACGCACCAACGGCGTGATCGTTGCCTCGTCGCTGAAGCACGGCGGGGTCTGGTGGAACCCGGTCGATATCGAGCGGGTGAAGGCTTTCCGCGCCGCTGCCGAACCCGCGCTCGAGGCGTGA
- a CDS encoding ribokinase, giving the protein MHAYVIGNVTVDETIAVSEMPAAGASIHGSQRSRDLGGKGANQAVVMARTGLPTSLVAAFGDGFRADMIRQHLASEPVVSRLVPVLGKSTDFSIVLTTPDGENVNITTTDSAQNLTLADAIAPLTDAVPGDLAVLQGNLSDETTRGILEAARARHMITAFNPSPLRPYFGTLWPLIDIAFLNQGEAQAMTGTSGEEAARKLLAAGVREVVLTFGGDGAMLVTAESSVRIGAVECDVVDTTGAGDTFMAVALASAALRGSRLDRTAIEHATRAAAITVSRPGTRSAFPSIEQLQAILAAR; this is encoded by the coding sequence ATGCACGCTTACGTAATCGGTAATGTGACGGTGGACGAGACCATCGCCGTGTCGGAAATGCCGGCTGCGGGCGCATCGATCCACGGTAGCCAGCGGTCCCGGGACCTTGGTGGCAAGGGCGCGAACCAGGCTGTCGTCATGGCCCGCACGGGCCTGCCGACGAGCCTTGTCGCAGCCTTCGGCGACGGTTTTCGCGCCGACATGATCCGCCAGCATCTGGCGAGCGAGCCGGTGGTCAGCAGGCTTGTGCCGGTCCTCGGGAAGTCCACCGACTTCTCGATCGTGCTGACCACGCCGGATGGCGAAAACGTCAACATCACGACCACCGACTCTGCACAGAACCTCACGCTTGCCGACGCCATCGCTCCGCTGACCGACGCGGTCCCCGGCGACCTTGCGGTGCTCCAGGGAAACCTGTCGGACGAAACGACACGCGGCATCCTTGAAGCTGCACGCGCTCGCCACATGATCACCGCCTTCAATCCGTCTCCCTTGCGTCCCTATTTCGGCACCCTGTGGCCTTTGATCGACATCGCCTTCCTCAACCAGGGCGAGGCGCAGGCAATGACCGGCACCAGCGGCGAAGAGGCTGCCCGCAAGCTGCTTGCGGCCGGCGTTCGCGAAGTCGTTCTGACCTTCGGCGGCGACGGAGCCATGCTCGTCACCGCCGAAAGCAGTGTCCGGATCGGCGCCGTCGAATGTGACGTCGTCGACACCACGGGCGCCGGCGACACGTTCATGGCGGTGGCGCTCGCATCCGCTGCACTTCGTGGCAGTCGTCTCGATCGCACCGCGATCGAACATGCAACACGGGCCGCCGCCATCACTGTCAGCCGTCCCGGAACCCGTTCGGCGTTTCCGTCGATTGAGCAGTTGCAAGCGATCCTCGCCGCGCGCTGA
- a CDS encoding glutamine amidotransferase has translation MTKKVLLVGESWVSSATHYKGFDQFGSVTFHLGAEPLVKVLKDSEFELTYMTAHDAVDQFPYEMAGLDQYDAIILSDIGANSLLLPPAVWLHSRTVPNRLKLIKAWVEKGGALLMVGGYFSFQGIDGKARWRRTAVEDTLPVTCLPYDDRVEIPEGAVADVVKPDHPTMAGLSGSWPLLLGVNEVEVRDGAEVIARLPEDQGGHPLLVLGGFGKGRTAAWTSDIGPHWLSPAFCEWEGYGRLWKNILGWMTETAR, from the coding sequence ATGACAAAGAAAGTGCTTCTCGTCGGTGAGAGCTGGGTAAGCTCCGCCACCCACTACAAGGGTTTCGACCAGTTCGGCAGCGTCACCTTCCACCTGGGCGCGGAACCGCTCGTCAAGGTGCTCAAGGACAGCGAATTCGAGCTGACCTACATGACCGCGCACGACGCCGTCGACCAGTTCCCCTATGAGATGGCCGGCCTCGACCAGTATGATGCGATCATCCTTTCCGACATCGGCGCCAACTCGCTGTTGCTGCCGCCGGCAGTATGGCTGCATTCGCGCACCGTTCCGAACCGCTTGAAGCTCATCAAGGCCTGGGTCGAAAAGGGTGGAGCGCTGCTGATGGTCGGCGGCTACTTCTCCTTCCAGGGCATCGACGGCAAGGCCCGCTGGCGCCGCACGGCCGTAGAAGACACGCTTCCGGTCACCTGCCTTCCTTATGACGACCGCGTCGAGATTCCCGAGGGTGCCGTCGCCGACGTCGTCAAGCCGGATCATCCGACCATGGCGGGGCTTTCGGGCAGCTGGCCGTTGCTTCTTGGCGTCAACGAAGTGGAGGTACGCGATGGAGCCGAGGTCATCGCCCGGCTCCCGGAAGACCAGGGCGGGCACCCGCTGCTCGTGCTTGGTGGCTTTGGCAAGGGGCGCACCGCCGCCTGGACGTCCGATATCGGCCCGCACTGGCTGTCGCCGGCATTCTGCGAGTGGGAAGGCTACGGCCGCCTCTGGAAGAACATCCTTGGATGGATGACGGAGACGGCGCGCTAA
- a CDS encoding phosphotriesterase, with translation MSKELSEGHVRSGKVMTVHGAIGADQLGITLMHEHILNDCRCWWNAPQTKERQYLAEGFVCMEILGELRQDPFVNKHNITLDDEPLAIAELQAFATEGGRTVVEPTCKGIGRNPLALQRISKATGLNIVMGAGYYLASSHPAEVADMSVDQIADGIVREAIDGVDGTGVKIGLIGEIGVSSDFTPAEEKSLRGAARAQVRTGLPLMVHLPGWFRLGHRVLDVVAEEGGDLRHTVLCHMNPSHGDFAYQSELAERGAFIEYDMIGMDFFYADQQVQCPSDEEAARAIARLVDTGHMDRILLSHDVFLKMMLSHYGGNGYAYVLRHFLPRLKRHGLDDGTLDRMMRDNPRSVFQTGA, from the coding sequence ATGAGCAAGGAACTGTCCGAAGGACATGTGCGGTCCGGCAAGGTGATGACGGTGCACGGCGCGATCGGTGCGGATCAACTCGGCATCACGCTGATGCACGAGCATATCCTCAACGATTGCCGCTGCTGGTGGAACGCGCCGCAAACGAAGGAGCGTCAGTATCTCGCTGAAGGCTTCGTCTGCATGGAGATCCTTGGCGAACTGCGCCAGGACCCCTTCGTCAACAAGCATAACATCACGCTTGACGACGAACCCCTGGCGATCGCCGAATTGCAGGCTTTCGCGACTGAAGGCGGCCGCACGGTGGTTGAACCCACCTGCAAGGGCATCGGTAGAAACCCGCTCGCCTTGCAGCGGATCTCCAAGGCGACGGGCCTCAACATCGTGATGGGAGCCGGGTACTATCTTGCCTCCTCGCATCCGGCCGAGGTCGCCGACATGAGCGTCGACCAGATCGCCGACGGCATCGTTCGCGAGGCCATCGACGGTGTCGACGGCACGGGCGTCAAAATCGGGCTGATCGGCGAGATCGGTGTCTCCTCCGATTTCACTCCAGCGGAGGAGAAGTCCCTGCGTGGGGCCGCCCGGGCGCAGGTCCGGACCGGCTTGCCGCTGATGGTGCACCTGCCCGGCTGGTTCCGGCTCGGCCACCGGGTGCTCGATGTCGTCGCCGAGGAAGGTGGGGATCTGCGCCACACCGTACTTTGCCACATGAACCCGTCCCACGGCGACTTCGCCTATCAAAGCGAACTCGCCGAGCGCGGGGCGTTCATCGAATACGACATGATCGGCATGGACTTCTTCTATGCCGATCAGCAGGTGCAATGCCCGAGTGACGAAGAGGCGGCACGGGCGATCGCCAGGCTGGTGGACACCGGCCACATGGACCGCATCCTGCTTTCGCACGACGTGTTCCTGAAAATGATGCTCAGCCACTACGGAGGCAACGGCTACGCCTACGTCCTGCGCCACTTCTTGCCGCGCCTCAAACGGCACGGACTGGACGACGGCACGCTCGACAGAATGATGCGGGACAATCCCCGCTCGGTATTCCAAACCGGGGCCTGA
- a CDS encoding ABC transporter permease, giving the protein MTAYTERAKGSPAADFLSENAQVLSIAFFFLACVVFFAATTDTFMTLGNILNVIRQAAPILIVAVAMTLVIITGGIDLSVGSQVALVNAVAAIVLAMGYPWPLVVIAMLFFGAFLGFVQGWFTAYQGIPAFIVTLAGLSILRGLALYLTQGYSIPIKDAPGFFMLGRGELLGIPMPALIAVAVAVAGYVVISSTKYGRQVVAVGSNMEAARRVGMPAKWVIASVYMIAGVACALAGLLIAARLGSGSSNAAVGFELQVIAAVVLGGTSLMGGRGTILGTVLGTMTIAVIGNGLILMHISPFFTQIVTGAIILVAIWLNTRIFTANFRFGGKR; this is encoded by the coding sequence ATGACGGCCTACACCGAACGCGCGAAAGGCTCACCCGCGGCAGACTTCCTCTCGGAAAACGCCCAGGTCCTGTCGATCGCCTTCTTCTTCCTGGCCTGCGTCGTCTTTTTCGCGGCCACGACCGATACCTTCATGACGCTCGGCAACATTCTGAACGTCATCCGCCAAGCAGCGCCGATCCTCATCGTCGCGGTCGCCATGACACTGGTGATTATCACCGGCGGCATCGACCTCTCGGTCGGTTCGCAGGTCGCCCTGGTCAATGCGGTCGCGGCCATCGTCTTGGCGATGGGGTATCCCTGGCCTCTCGTCGTCATCGCGATGCTCTTCTTTGGTGCCTTCCTTGGCTTCGTGCAGGGATGGTTCACTGCCTATCAGGGGATTCCGGCCTTCATCGTCACGCTTGCCGGCCTGTCGATCCTGCGCGGCTTGGCGCTCTATCTGACGCAGGGCTATTCGATCCCGATCAAGGATGCCCCGGGCTTCTTCATGCTCGGCCGCGGCGAATTGCTGGGTATTCCGATGCCTGCCCTGATCGCGGTTGCGGTCGCGGTCGCTGGTTATGTCGTCATATCCTCGACCAAGTACGGCCGCCAGGTCGTCGCCGTCGGGTCCAACATGGAAGCCGCCCGCCGCGTCGGCATGCCGGCGAAATGGGTGATCGCTTCGGTCTATATGATCGCTGGCGTCGCCTGCGCCCTTGCCGGCCTCTTGATCGCTGCGCGCCTCGGCTCCGGTTCCTCGAATGCTGCTGTCGGCTTCGAGCTTCAGGTCATCGCCGCGGTGGTGCTTGGCGGGACGTCGCTGATGGGGGGCCGCGGAACGATCCTGGGCACCGTGCTCGGCACCATGACGATCGCCGTCATCGGCAACGGCCTCATCCTCATGCATATCTCGCCGTTCTTCACGCAGATTGTTACCGGCGCGATCATTCTCGTTGCGATCTGGCTCAATACGCGGATCTTCACCGCCAACTTCCGCTTCGGCGGCAAGAGATGA
- a CDS encoding ATP-binding cassette domain-containing protein has product MTTERQHPPAVAGVGGALPSRAGVSPRVSLKGIVKTFGSHQALRGVDLDIYPGECLGLVGDNAAGKSTLTKVISGTYIPDGGTITLEGEEVRFSGPADARNRNIEMVFQDLSLCDHIDVVGNLFLGREISKGPFLDTKTMLAEARKMLDALEIRIPRLTGKVAQLSGGQRQAIAIARAASFNPKVLIMDEPTSALAVAEVEAVLALINRVKAKGVSVILITHRLQDLFRVCDRIAVMYEGTKVAEREIGKTNLEDLVKLIVGEGAKQ; this is encoded by the coding sequence ATGACGACTGAAAGACAGCATCCTCCCGCTGTCGCTGGTGTCGGGGGGGCTTTGCCCTCCCGCGCCGGTGTCAGCCCCCGCGTGTCCCTGAAGGGGATCGTCAAGACGTTCGGATCGCACCAGGCGCTGCGCGGCGTCGACCTCGATATTTATCCTGGCGAATGCCTTGGCCTCGTCGGTGACAATGCCGCCGGCAAGTCGACGCTGACGAAGGTCATCTCTGGAACCTACATTCCCGATGGCGGGACCATTACCCTGGAAGGCGAAGAGGTCCGCTTTTCAGGACCTGCAGATGCGCGCAACCGCAATATCGAAATGGTCTTCCAGGACTTGAGCCTTTGCGACCACATCGACGTGGTCGGCAATCTCTTCCTCGGTCGAGAAATCAGCAAGGGACCATTCCTTGACACGAAGACCATGCTCGCCGAAGCACGCAAGATGCTCGACGCGCTGGAAATCCGCATTCCGCGGCTGACCGGCAAGGTCGCCCAGCTCTCGGGCGGACAACGGCAGGCGATCGCGATTGCGCGTGCCGCATCGTTCAATCCGAAGGTCCTGATCATGGACGAGCCCACCTCGGCACTCGCCGTGGCGGAGGTCGAAGCCGTGCTCGCGCTGATCAACCGCGTCAAGGCAAAGGGTGTCTCGGTCATCCTGATCACCCATCGCCTCCAGGACCTGTTCCGCGTCTGCGACCGCATTGCCGTCATGTACGAAGGCACCAAGGTGGCAGAGCGCGAAATCGGCAAGACCAACCTGGAAGACCTCGTCAAGCTGATCGTCGGGGAAGGAGCCAAGCAATGA
- a CDS encoding substrate-binding domain-containing protein, translating to MNWNLKRRTLIATLGFTALTTLGAALSPALAAEKTFALVQINQQALFFNQMNEGAQKAADAAGAKLVIFNANNDPAAQNSAIETYIQQKVDGIAVVAIDVNGIMPAVNQAAEAGIPVVAIDAILPEGPQKAQIGVDNATAGADMGKFFLDYIKANADGKAKIGVVGALNSFIQNVRQEGFEKTIKDVDGISSAGVVDGQNVQDNALAAAENLITGNPDLTAIYATGEPALMGAIAAVESQSKQDSVKVFGWDLTAQAIAGIDAGYVTAVIQQDPSAMGAAAVDALKKVSDGGSVEKTIAVPVTIVTKDNVEPYRAIFK from the coding sequence ATGAACTGGAATTTGAAACGCAGGACCTTAATCGCCACGCTTGGATTCACGGCGTTGACGACCCTCGGCGCGGCTCTCTCGCCGGCCCTTGCCGCCGAAAAGACCTTTGCACTCGTGCAGATCAACCAGCAGGCGCTTTTCTTCAACCAGATGAACGAAGGCGCGCAGAAGGCAGCTGACGCTGCCGGCGCGAAGCTCGTCATCTTCAATGCCAACAACGACCCGGCCGCGCAGAATAGTGCGATCGAAACCTACATTCAGCAGAAGGTCGATGGCATCGCCGTCGTCGCAATCGACGTCAACGGCATCATGCCGGCCGTCAATCAGGCGGCCGAAGCCGGGATCCCCGTCGTTGCCATCGATGCGATCCTTCCGGAAGGCCCGCAGAAGGCGCAGATCGGAGTCGACAACGCCACGGCGGGCGCCGACATGGGCAAGTTCTTCCTCGATTACATCAAGGCCAACGCCGATGGCAAAGCCAAGATCGGTGTCGTCGGCGCGCTCAACTCGTTCATTCAGAACGTTCGCCAGGAAGGATTTGAAAAGACCATCAAGGATGTCGACGGCATCAGTTCGGCCGGCGTCGTCGATGGACAGAACGTGCAGGACAACGCGCTTGCGGCCGCCGAGAACCTGATTACCGGCAACCCCGACCTGACCGCGATCTATGCGACCGGCGAGCCGGCCCTGATGGGTGCCATCGCCGCGGTTGAAAGCCAGAGCAAGCAGGATAGCGTCAAGGTCTTCGGTTGGGATCTTACCGCCCAGGCGATCGCCGGCATCGACGCAGGCTACGTCACCGCCGTGATCCAGCAGGATCCTTCTGCAATGGGCGCCGCTGCCGTCGACGCCTTGAAGAAGGTCTCCGACGGCGGCAGCGTCGAGAAGACCATCGCCGTGCCGGTAACGATCGTCACCAAGGACAACGTCGAGCCATATCGGGCGATCTTCAAATGA